TTCACAAGCCCGcgttatttttcacaaaaccatGTAATTACACACAATAGTTTTCTTGAATGTTATAGTTTATCGAACTTATGGACACGTTTTTCGCAAATTCTGTCATGGTATAATTGCAAATAGATGGATTTCCATAAAGGTGTGTAAATACTCACGCGTGCGTAAATCCACCAGGGTGTCCGAGACGATGTCGAGTTGCAGATCTTCCCAGTCGTTGTTTCCAGCAAGCCCGGCTTTCTTGGCAAGATAGCGGACGATGGCCAGAGACTGGCAAATCGGCTTACCGTCCTCCTCCAACAGCGGCAACTGGCCGAAGGGGGTAGCTGTACACGAAGAAAAGTGATTATATAGAAGTATACCTATCACACACACTTATAAAACGTACGgtactataatttaattcttgttttggtagttacatatatttcacaacgcaatgaaaaaaaattgttgattaacGTTATAACATGAACATTTCAAGAGCTGGTATTTgatctcttcttcttcttcttcttcagaaCCGTGGCACGTTTGGAATCAAACAACAAAAGGGgtcttaataaaacataaattaatgggGTCCTACACAAAAAGCAAACTCTCTGCTTATTTGAAATCCCCATTtcttgtaaataaagatattttggaTACCAATAGTTTAAGAGAATAACCAGAAAACCGACTACTAGTTGTAGATAGTAAAACTACTAGGGATAAGTCCCGGGTTCATGACGTGATCTTGAGATCAGGGAACTAGTTGTGGAGGATAACAAGACTATATTATTTGtctgaatgtatatttttaatattttttatttactagttATCTCAATACTTTACGGCTATTGTATCACGTAGAGCActcaatataaacatttcatttgcTACCCGAGTGtcaattttttaatgtcaaacaACTGCTCTTGAGCCAGTAAAAACAATACTAGATAAAGTAACAAGCATCATAGTATGTACATATCATGAGATTTAATACGATCTTCATGAGTTCTTGACGATTCATATGGGAACCAATTTGAAACTGACCGGCACTGGGATTCTATGAGAAACATAGTTGATTCAGTAACATTCTGACTTATCCTAATTCAAAAGTTTTCGGTTGAACTTTGGATTGGTCTAGTCCAGCACTATCATTTCTCAATCAGCGGATGGAGAATGGAATATTCTCAATCCATTGAGAATATTCATAGAAATATTCCATTCCAAGCGTGGAATGGAATATTTCTGTGAACACCAGGGTCGAAAACTTGCGTACTTGCAGCCTACCAAGCACTAAACCAACGATGATGATAGCAAGAGAGGACGCACCTTATCCAATTCGCACATGATAGTGTGGTAAATACTTCTAAAGCACATACTTGGACAGCCACAACTGCCGCTGATCAGAAGTACTATACAATGACCAAGCGTTTTGTATTTCCCCAACTTCATTATACCGAAACAAAACcgtaacaattaaaaaagaatttcaagCTTGCTGAGGTTTTAAAGTCGCTTTTGTTGTTCTATATGGAGCTACaagtaaatatttctatatactaATACCTTCTTCAATCCCGATTTGGCCTTAAAGTATATACCGACGTAACGTCAGAGGCAGGCATATGTAAACAACGCACATCTACCATGTTGGATCTGGAAGCAGTATCTATCTTGGTCTTAAACTTTGCATATGAACAAATCATTGCACTTTTCTAAGTGGGGTTTCATTTTAAGAAGAAGAGAGCGGATACAAAGTTATCAAAACCTCGCGTTCTATCTATTTCTTATTcataataatagttattgtaGATAACATTtggtgtttatatatatatatatatatatatatatatatatatatataaaacacacacacacacaaaataaataaagttaagttTAGAAGACGTCATTGTTGAATCAATACAACAAATGAATATGGAAACTAAAAAGGTCCACTTACTTTGTTTCATTTTCAGCCAGTCCTCAGAGTCTATCCTGACATCCTCGAACTCCTCATCCATATAAACCAGCAACCATCTGATGGCCTCTGCCCGCCCCCTGCCGTTGAAATATGTCAGCTTGTACTTCGTTGCCATGTTCTATCTGGTCACAGTGAACAATTTCAATATTAACCCGTTTcttcccactgtcgacatttgtcgacacgcaacttaatatttttttgtggggAAATTTTGATTGTCTAGGACTCTTACGATAATATCCCGCTGTTATGTTGGTATCCTCTGAACTAGCAGTTGATGCGCCGCGGCAGTGGCTAGTTTGGTGCTTTTGTGTCAACAACTCTACTGATTGACTCTCAGCCTCACTATGTCACTGATAGACAGGTAAGTGTATtacaaccttgtaaataataatattatttaccgtacgctattttatagtgatataagatatgtgtatgacgtattactgtgttgaacgtgtaaaatattgtttttagggtatcgattttacaatcataaatattgatgtcgacaaatgtcgacagtgggcaccAGCGGTAGGGGTCGATGtccattacaacaaattgtttttttttaggttgacggtagctgacatcgctaatatattggaagagagtgaaaatattatagatccaacatttttttattgagcCACCAGATAATCCAGCCCTCAGTGACTGTGATTCCGATGACGATGATAGTGgcaacataaatcatttatctggcaaccaactcagagctggtggtgagctgataggaagaaaattaactgaagatgggttagttacaataagaattggtggaatacctgaagaaaaaagtgaccaagaagaagtggaacaagtagaagataagaaatttgaggaacctgtggacgaagatgacagtgtagtaagcgtagctgttgtttttgaagaagaaccccaaggaaaagttagtaaaaatacgttagagagcagaactaaaaaaagaaaacaaataaaagatgttagaacaaaaaagaaggtgaaaggaaataagtcaaaacgtacatgggaagaaaaagacattgcagatgtaagctctatagagtttactcgtgcgaatttcttgtcaaatgattattctcctgtagaactgtttgaaatgttctttgatgacgaggtcgtagagtacattgtttattgcactaatcaatattccctagaaaaaggaaacataaacttttctacatcaaaaaatgaaatacgtctgtttttcgccattctttttcTATCAGGATACAACACTATGGCTCGTTACAGAATGTACTGGAAACGGCAGAGGACACACATCATGAAGCAGTTTCACGTGCAATTTCACGTAATCGTtttcaggatatcttgaaaaacattcacttctgtgaaaatgataaattagacaAAGATGACAAGTTTGCCAAAGTTCGCTCTGTTATGTGCATGCTGAACGAGCGATGGCTTCGTTACTTCCCAGGTGACATTTACTTATCCATTGATGAATCCATGGTACCTTATTTTGGAAGGCACGGGTTGAAACAACATATCCATGGGAAGCCTATCCGATTCGGATATAAAGTTTGGATATTAGCTACAAGGTTAGGCTACGCTATTCAAGCGGAACCGTATCAGGGCAAAGCGACTGGAGCAACTATTCCTGAGCTCGGTGTGGGAGGCTCAGTTGTCATTGATCTTATATCTGAACTCCCACAggacagaaaatatagtttgttttttcgacaacttctttacatctttaaaactgcTTGAAGCGTTAAAAAACAGGGGATATCATGGTACAGGGACCATAAGGGTAGACAGAGTTGAGGATGCCCCTCTTCGTAAACCTCAAGATCTCAAGAAAGAACCAAGAGGTACTTTCCATCAAATAACTGACACAGACAGACACCAACATAACACTTGTAAGATACATGGACAACAGTGGTTTTACTATAGCGTCGACAGCAACAGGCGTTTCATCCTGAGGGGAAAGCAAAGCGTTGGTCCtctagcaataaaaaacacatcgtTGTGCCACAGCCCAAACTGTGTCAATTGGTACAATATGAATATGGGTGGGGTGGATAGGCTAGATGAAAATGTATCTACCTACCGTATTCATATTCGCAACAAAAAGTGGTATTGGCCAATGGTTGCATACATGCTGAATGTGAGTATGAATAATGCTTGGATTTTATACAGAATGACGCCAAAAGGAGCTGAAGAACAATTAGATCTTCTTGGATTCACCCGCTACATTGTCCGTACGTACATGCGAACATGCACAAGCCATCGATCCTCTGCAGGACGGCCAAGCCAGACAGTATCCAGTAGGTGTTGCCTGAAATCCGATTCAGTGGAAAAGATCATCATTTAGAAACAGTTCAAAAGCAAATTCGCTGCGCACTGTGTTCCAAAGCAACAAGGAAACGGTGCAAGACTTGTCAAGTTGGATGCCATGTGCTTTGTGCGGAGGCTTTCCATACTTCCTGAGGAAGTAATCTCTTATACAATCCTTTCTGATATGTAATctattcataaatactgtaatggaacaataaaagcatcattatttcattttttaacttattttaaaaccaccccTTTCATTCCCACTGTCGACAAATGTCTACATTAGCCTCTATTCTCTAACTGCACCCGTTTCATGCCCActgtcgacatatgtcgacatgctataatttattgttattattaaattttacatatttcatactaaaactatagtaaataactgataataaagcaaataaccaaaggccaccaaaaaatctgacaaaaaaataatttgggcagAAACGGGTTAAAATTGCTTTGCAAAATGCGGAGAGTAGAATTATCTTATTAAATCTGTTTGCTGATTTTATTTGAAGGAATGCAAATCAAGGCAATAACTTGTTGACAAATAACACAGGTAAATgaatgatataaatttattagtaataaattaatttgctaCTTTGGTATTTAGGCTGGaggacattttttaaaagattaaaattgtaaGCGCGATGTATAAATTGGTGTGATAGTGGCACTATTACTTACTGAATTCAAGGGGGCATTACTTAACTTCCCTAAAAAATAACGGGGTGGAGTGAGACAAATGAACAAATTATAACCATGCAACTTGATTTCTCAAAACAATGAGATGATTTATAAAGCATTTGATTCTTTTCCTGTGTGTGTGGTTGGTTcaattttgatgattttgttttaattttaattgaatatttgtcACAATGATTTATCACAAAACATGCATCTTTTctgttgtaaaaatatgttgTGGCTAGCTTATATAAATGGAACAAACAATCagaaataaatagatttacaCGCGACAAACATTGAAAACGAATGTATATCCCTCAGAAAAGGGAGCGCCTACGATGtttgtaattagtaatattttatcattaaagatTTCTTCGCTAAATTGTTTGTACATCTCACACAACGTAGCTGTAATCGCATGTACATGTATCACTTGAAATGAGCTTTccaaattactaaaaatatcactaatgtaataaacataattcattcTGCAATAGAAGTATAATATAAGCTCTTATTCCTATTACATATCTATGTAGGTATGATAGTTTGATTATCCTCGActgttatacttattatttactacAATTAATAGGATTATCTTACCCAGTGAGAGTAACAGCGAGACGTGAACTGCAACTACTAACAATACAGATGGCTTTTTTAAAGTACTGGTGGTGAAATCATCGCCTAGATTTTGATCTAGTGATAATAGTGATAACTTCAAACCGCAAGTGTTGGTATATACGAACTGTCACGTTTCTAATTACACACAAGTGTTTTCACCATGGTTGTCTTATCTACTTTCCAGTAATCTATTACGCACGAGATAAAAGCGTTCAATGATTAAAATCCATTTTGATAGACTATTTTAAATCATGATAGTCTACTAGAATAAAACCATGCTAAATGCAAATATAACAAGTAGTGGTATACGTCTGAATTAAggcaaacaaaaatgttattttactgttgCATGTTATAATAACCTGTTACGTGAATggatcttaaattatttttagacttCTAAcgataagaataaatattacgCTCGATACTTTTGAGCTTTTGAGTCAtaagaatcattttaattttaaccagatACATTCGGTGGTAGTGAAAATCCCACAAATGAGTGCTAGACTGAAAGATACTTAGGCAGTTTGAGTAGGAAGATCTCTTTCAGTATACATTCTTCTGCTAGTATGAAGGAACTAAGCCCTTTTTGTGTGTACGCAGtcagtaatatatatttcatagcaATTCTGTTGATGAGATTTTGGTTTCTGCAAATGACTCTAAACTGACAAGATTATGTATTTTACCAATGCAATATATTAGGATTGCGAAAGAATTTCGAGATTACACGTGTTAGGATCTCTGTGACATCTCATGTTTGACTTAGGTGAAGCTGATTGCATTCTTGGATTCCTCTTCAGTTCCTGTAGTTGGTAAATAATGTCTCAGACAAGACACCTCTCACGATATCCTAGTGACGATAGCAATAAATGTTCTCACACTTTCAGAGTTCTGTCATATTATAAGCCCTTCTCTATATATTTCACACTGAAAGAGGCGGTCATGAAAATATGTCAAATAGAGAACTATTTTGAATTCAATTGTCTGTTGTATTAGCGAGTTCTCAAAAATCTGTACAAGAATGATCCTCAAAATTCTTAGGGAATCCACTCATAGAGACATGAGGTCCACAAACATTGCACTTCTTAACTCTATGCTATCGAAAGAGAGTTAGAGGTTTATAAATGCCTTAGATCCCGTCgaatcacaattaaaaaaaattgaagatcATTTCAAATGGATTACCGAAGGTATCTTGGCTTCGCGAGGAGAATTAATATTTCTCTCCGAAATTAAAAAGTACTGAACAAATGAGgaaacactttaataaaaaatataagtaagtttATAGAAAAGTGAATCAGCGTCAAAAAAGTATCAAAAACTGCATTTAAtcataatcaacaataaaaatgattaaatgacaaacatatttGACTACACATTGATAGTGAACAAATCAGCGATAGCACTAGAATCGCTGATGAGTTCAACACATTTTTTTACCTCGGTTGGCAATCAGCGTCAGCCACTCCCCCGAACAATACGGAGTCCAGCTGCCTCCATGGTTCTCGCTACAGACACATATTATGAGGAGATCAGAGTGATAAATGAATTTCCAATAAAGAGTCATGTTTCAACGTGGTTTCTGAAGCAGTGTTCAAAACATCTATTGGGAACGCTTGAACACTtgataaatatatcttttttgctCTGTAACATTGTTCTCCTCTCTCAAAATGGCCAATGTTATCCCAATtcctaaatttagtttaatatttagtttgcaTCAATAAGAATACAATTGTGTTATAATAACATTCGAACATTTTGACGAGTAATcctattaaaatagttttcaaccTATCCACATCCTGGATGGTTATTCATTGGTCTGAGATTATTCAGTTAAGCGGGGTAGAAAGGGTTGCAAAAGTGCTGAAGTGCTTATAAAGCAATAGCATTTTGTATTTGCGCCAGGTGAAACGTAGAAGACATGTTAATAAgcattttcagtatttatttaaatttattcaaacgtTCATCATTATTGACATTTCTTGTCGTgactttcatttatatttattgaatttgttcTGCTTTAATTGTTGCCAAACAAAATACGATTAGGAGCATGGGACTACGTTGTAAGTAATGTACCATCTTATTAATGACTTAATTTTCGATTCACGTTTAATTTGATTTGTGTGTCTGTTTCAGACCTTGGTGATAGTTTAAGTTAAGTCAAAGCTTGTAAGCAAGTTATGGAAGCACGTTTGTATTGTCAAACACGCTAGCTGCTCTGAAAgcgattatttatctttttaagaaAAGGTGTAAGAATTTTTGAATGAAGTGCACAAGATACATAGGATGTATAAATGGGCCAGCTAGGACCAAATGAGTTTCTCAGTACTGGCGATTAAAGGTTTCAGTACTACTTGGGGATCGTACTTGTAGAAAGATTCGTGAGAGCCTGGTCGAAGGGTCACTGTATTGGTCACAGGAATTAGGTTCTGGATAATCTCGAAGTTTTAATCCGGTACTGTCTccaaagaaacaaataaaatgcttttattaaatcAAGCGTTTCTAAGAATAAGgataatatacaaaatgtaaaacagtaTTGGATCGATACAGTGTTCTTTTAACATGATAAGTTAAATTTTAGATTATCGAAAATAGTTATGCACAAtagtaaaattactgttttacttaaatttatttctttgcgTTTATTAATGTGTAACTGTTGATCGTTACCTAATCTTTAATGGTGAAAACATGTTGTTCTTAGTCTTTAAAATTCAACTTTTGATAATACGTGTTTAGGGAGGTTTGATTAAAAGGGGAACAACCATTACCTATTAATCTTGAATTAAATAACTTGATTTTATATACATCTATCATAGCATTTCActtaaaagtttcataaaatataaaggaaaatacCCAACACATTTGCATTTGCATTTGTTATAGTATATACATGGTTTATCGTAAGAGTTATCCAATACGATTGAGAAATTAGTACTTTTAACGAGTCTTTTTTGAACCGATACTACACATCGATGTTTTATTGCTGTCATATATAAACCTAAcctaaatttattgatataaacaaaaacagaaacGCTGAATTGAGTGTTGTTTATAATGGTGTTTTAGGAAGGCGAAAGTGAAGTGCTGTAAGAGTGATGCAGGATTTGAACTAATTGTtttctattctaaatttattataatcgtATACCAACAAAAATGGCCCAAGATGCAagtgttaaagttgaatctattGAAGCATTAACAAAGGAAGCCAATTCTTTGAAAACCAAACTTGAAGATGAACGTCAAAAACTAAATGATGTTACACGTAAGTTCATTCATTTTGTCAAGAGAATCATGCAATTTTGAGGAAGCAACCCTATTTTTATAATGCAGATACCAAATGTTTCAGGATATTGATTTAGGCCTAGTGCTGATGAAGCCAACTGTGGTTTTTGGTCCATAAATTGATAATtatgtacatacaaaataatttttccaccTTTTAATGTCAATTAACAcaagtttcttaaaatttaaattacaatttaacatata
The Homalodisca vitripennis isolate AUS2020 unplaced genomic scaffold, UT_GWSS_2.1 ScUCBcl_8679;HRSCAF=16883, whole genome shotgun sequence DNA segment above includes these coding regions:
- the LOC124374488 gene encoding hematopoietic prostaglandin D synthase-like, with protein sequence MATKYKLTYFNGRGRAEAIRWLLVYMDEEFEDVRIDSEDWLKMKQTTPFGQLPLLEEDGKPICQSLAIVRYLAKKAGLAGNNDWEDLQLDIVSDTLVDLRT